In Methylotenera mobilis JLW8, the following are encoded in one genomic region:
- a CDS encoding pseudouridine synthase: protein MARPFKQQRDPQRPVRRPTTNFTPLAVDPDAPAAPTQRLHKLLALAGLGSRRDMEELIASGRVTVNGKVAEVGAGVTEHDVVRLDSRPLRLPFEPELPQVLIYHKPEGEIVSQDDPEGRASVFDKLPKVKHGKWIAIGRLDMNTSGLLIFTTSGELANRFMHPRYEVEREYAVRIFGELTEGQIAQLKEGIELEDGPANFDSIIPQGGEGANHWYQVILREGRNREVRRLFEAFQLPVSRLMRVRFGPVNLPPRVKRGKMLKLEQKEVVGLLEWADLPVPKAPLRQLTQREKLKSTAVFTPKVRKQRVSALDRPPRDAAEGEAGGYRGKPGSARGPATKKPIARKPAANRRVRQSSDLNAPQMQKKSDRNRGRG, encoded by the coding sequence ATGGCACGTCCTTTTAAGCAACAACGCGATCCGCAACGTCCCGTACGCAGACCAACCACCAATTTCACCCCGCTTGCCGTGGACCCGGATGCACCTGCCGCACCAACGCAGCGCTTGCACAAGCTCTTGGCATTGGCAGGTTTGGGTTCACGTCGCGATATGGAGGAGTTGATTGCCAGCGGGCGTGTGACTGTTAACGGAAAAGTGGCCGAGGTAGGCGCCGGTGTGACTGAACATGATGTCGTGCGTTTAGACAGCCGTCCATTACGTTTGCCGTTTGAGCCTGAGTTGCCGCAAGTGTTGATTTACCATAAACCGGAAGGCGAAATCGTGAGTCAAGACGATCCGGAAGGTCGTGCTAGCGTGTTTGATAAATTGCCTAAGGTGAAGCATGGTAAATGGATTGCCATTGGTCGTCTGGATATGAATACCAGCGGTTTATTGATATTCACTACTTCTGGTGAGTTGGCTAACCGCTTTATGCACCCACGTTATGAAGTGGAGCGTGAGTATGCGGTACGTATTTTTGGTGAATTGACCGAAGGTCAAATTGCACAGTTAAAAGAAGGTATTGAACTGGAAGATGGTCCTGCTAACTTTGACAGCATCATTCCGCAAGGTGGTGAGGGTGCAAATCACTGGTATCAGGTGATATTGCGTGAAGGCCGTAACCGTGAGGTGCGTAGATTGTTTGAGGCATTTCAGCTACCAGTGAGTCGCTTGATGCGCGTACGTTTTGGCCCGGTAAACCTGCCGCCACGTGTTAAACGCGGAAAGATGCTTAAATTAGAGCAAAAAGAAGTGGTAGGTCTATTGGAATGGGCTGATTTGCCAGTACCAAAAGCGCCGCTGCGCCAATTAACGCAACGTGAAAAACTAAAATCAACCGCAGTGTTTACGCCTAAAGTACGTAAACAACGTGTGAGCGCGCTGGATAGGCCACCGCGTGATGCCGCTGAAGGTGAGGCGGGAGGCTATCGTGGTAAACCAGGCTCAGCACGTGGCCCAGCAACGAAAAAACCTATAGCAAGAAAGCCGGCAGCCAATCGCCGCGTACGTCAGAGCAGTGATTTAAACGCACCGCAGATGCAGAAGAAAAGTGATAGGAATAGAGGGCGTGGTTAG
- a CDS encoding methyltransferase — protein sequence MNDTPTISWQEASKTKTSVWHSENATPAPKKVQVADDTIKADAAYKLCCEGTALLWRGDFQNAKQLMQAISRRIDRPGKKPKKAAANMTEAFHLHRQAQSQKARILGMLLLEVSVGYHINLRRAPDIKAACEHAYGKSTQSFVVSLRELLGLIGAYEWSKNGVDISVINNKIHPSYGVFSPIRGEYLTLVDTAPLPTPCTTAFDIGTGTGVLAAILANRGVKTVIATDNAQRALDCAQKNINQLEMKNTVTVVNANLFPDDSHGKADLIVCNPPWLPARPSSVLESAIYDENSQMLKGFLNGLKAHLNDNGEGWLILSDFAEHLGLRTRDDLLAWISAAGLKVMDKMDTKASHSKTLDASDPLHTARKAEVTSLWRLSKA from the coding sequence TTGAACGACACCCCAACCATCAGCTGGCAAGAAGCCAGCAAAACAAAAACCAGCGTATGGCACTCTGAAAATGCAACGCCTGCACCAAAAAAAGTACAGGTTGCAGACGATACTATTAAGGCCGATGCTGCTTACAAGCTATGTTGCGAAGGCACGGCATTGCTATGGCGCGGTGACTTTCAAAATGCAAAACAACTGATGCAGGCAATCTCGCGCAGAATCGATCGTCCAGGTAAAAAGCCTAAAAAAGCAGCTGCCAATATGACGGAAGCTTTTCACCTACACCGTCAGGCACAATCTCAAAAAGCTAGAATTCTAGGCATGTTATTACTGGAAGTGAGCGTTGGTTATCATATCAATCTACGTCGCGCACCAGATATCAAAGCAGCTTGCGAACATGCCTACGGCAAAAGCACGCAGTCATTTGTGGTATCTTTACGCGAATTGTTAGGGCTAATCGGCGCTTATGAATGGAGCAAAAATGGCGTAGATATTAGCGTTATCAACAATAAAATCCACCCGAGTTACGGTGTATTCTCACCGATTCGTGGTGAATACCTAACGCTAGTGGATACCGCGCCATTGCCTACTCCATGCACCACAGCATTTGATATCGGCACCGGTACTGGCGTACTGGCAGCGATACTGGCAAACCGTGGCGTAAAAACTGTCATCGCTACCGACAACGCGCAACGTGCCCTAGATTGCGCGCAAAAGAATATCAACCAGCTTGAAATGAAAAATACAGTGACGGTAGTCAACGCCAACCTATTTCCAGATGATAGCCACGGCAAAGCCGACCTGATTGTGTGTAACCCTCCATGGCTACCGGCAAGACCTAGTTCAGTGTTGGAATCTGCGATCTATGATGAAAACAGTCAAATGCTCAAAGGCTTTTTAAATGGCCTTAAAGCGCATTTAAACGACAATGGCGAGGGCTGGTTGATACTTTCAGACTTTGCTGAGCACTTAGGCTTAAGAACACGTGATGACCTGTTGGCGTGGATTAGCGCAGCCGGCTTGAAGGTGATGGATAAAATGGACACTAAGGCATCGCACAGCAAAACACTGGATGCCAGCGACCCACTACACACGGCAAGAAAAGCTGAAGTGACATCATTGTGGCGCTTAAGTAAAGCTTAA
- the prmB gene encoding 50S ribosomal protein L3 N(5)-glutamine methyltransferase, which produces MTYNQETTELLTIRDWLRFAVSQFEASDIFYGHGTDNSYDEAVWLIMRALHLPLDTLDNFLDAKLTNSERSKLASFVEQRITKHTPTAYLLKEAWLQGFKFYVDERVLIPRSFIAELLVNDGLAPWIEFPELINNAADICTGSGCLGVLLADAYPDAAVDVIDISQDAIDVCNININAYGLQDRITAIKSDMFSQLKGKQYDLIISNPPYVDAPSMAVLPAEYRNEPQLALGSGVAGLDHTHTILHEAANYLTEDGVLVVEIGHNRDAVLDAYPDLPFTWLEVSSGDAFVFLLTRDQLVALQQ; this is translated from the coding sequence ATGACTTACAATCAAGAAACCACCGAACTGCTGACGATCCGTGACTGGCTCAGATTTGCCGTGAGCCAATTTGAAGCCTCTGACATTTTTTACGGGCACGGCACAGATAACAGTTACGATGAAGCAGTGTGGCTCATCATGCGGGCATTACACCTGCCACTTGATACTCTGGATAATTTTTTAGATGCAAAGCTCACCAACAGCGAACGCAGCAAACTCGCCAGCTTTGTAGAACAACGTATCACCAAACACACCCCTACCGCTTACCTGCTGAAAGAGGCTTGGCTGCAAGGCTTCAAGTTCTATGTAGATGAGCGCGTGCTGATCCCACGCTCTTTTATCGCCGAACTGTTAGTCAACGACGGCTTAGCTCCTTGGATTGAGTTCCCAGAACTAATCAACAATGCGGCAGATATTTGCACCGGCAGTGGCTGCTTAGGCGTGCTGTTAGCCGATGCATATCCGGATGCCGCAGTAGATGTGATTGATATTTCGCAAGATGCGATTGATGTATGCAACATCAACATCAACGCTTACGGCTTGCAAGATCGTATCACCGCCATTAAATCTGATATGTTCAGCCAACTTAAGGGTAAACAATACGATTTAATCATTAGCAACCCACCCTATGTGGACGCACCATCTATGGCAGTACTGCCGGCAGAATACCGCAACGAGCCTCAATTAGCATTGGGCAGTGGCGTAGCGGGCTTGGACCATACACATACCATTTTGCACGAAGCAGCAAACTACCTCACAGAAGATGGTGTGCTGGTGGTTGAAATCGGCCACAACCGTGATGCAGTGCTAGATGCCTACCCAGACCTGCCATTTACTTGGCTAGAGGTATCATCAGGCGATGCATTTGTATTCCTGCTCACACGCGACCAACTAGTCGCACTGCAGCAATAA
- the dapE gene encoding succinyl-diaminopimelate desuccinylase codes for MSTTLELAIDLLQRQSNTPLDAGCQELMISRLEPLGFKIERMRFGDVDNFYARRGTAAPFLVFAGHTDVVPTGPLDKWHTPPFEPTIKDGMLYARGAADMKTSLAAFITSIEAFVAENPNHQGSIGLLITSDEEGIAVNGTVKVVEALKARGELIDYCIVGEPTSNKKVGDMIKNGRRGSLSGNLVVKGIQGHIAYPHLVKNPIHLVAPAIKDMVETVWDNGNEYFPPTSWQISNMNGGTGATNVVPGEVEILFNFRFCPELDGAGSTEQNLRSRVHAILDKHELEYTLEWEYSPPYITPRGNLVEAISGAIEQAYGVTPELSTTGGTSDGRFIADICKQVIEFGPLNATIHKLNECVGVTDIEPLKQTYQLTMEKLLK; via the coding sequence ATGAGCACGACCTTAGAGCTAGCAATCGACCTCCTGCAACGTCAATCTAACACGCCGCTAGATGCCGGCTGCCAAGAACTGATGATTTCACGCTTGGAGCCACTGGGCTTCAAAATCGAGCGTATGCGCTTTGGCGATGTTGATAACTTTTATGCGCGTCGCGGTACAGCAGCGCCATTTTTAGTATTTGCTGGGCACACCGATGTGGTGCCGACCGGGCCATTAGATAAATGGCACACCCCTCCGTTTGAGCCTACTATTAAAGATGGCATGCTCTATGCCCGTGGCGCAGCAGACATGAAAACCTCTTTAGCTGCATTTATCACCAGCATTGAGGCCTTTGTGGCAGAAAATCCAAACCATCAAGGTTCTATTGGCCTGTTGATTACCTCTGATGAAGAAGGTATCGCGGTAAACGGTACAGTTAAAGTGGTAGAGGCGCTGAAAGCACGCGGTGAGCTGATTGATTACTGCATCGTGGGCGAGCCCACCAGCAATAAAAAAGTCGGCGACATGATTAAAAATGGCCGTCGTGGCTCACTCTCTGGAAATTTAGTTGTTAAAGGCATACAAGGCCACATTGCTTACCCGCATTTGGTCAAAAACCCAATCCACTTGGTCGCCCCGGCGATTAAAGACATGGTGGAAACGGTATGGGACAACGGTAACGAATACTTCCCCCCTACTTCTTGGCAAATATCTAACATGAATGGCGGTACTGGCGCCACCAACGTGGTTCCGGGTGAAGTGGAAATCCTGTTCAACTTCAGGTTCTGCCCTGAGCTAGATGGCGCAGGTAGTACAGAGCAAAACTTAAGAAGCCGCGTACACGCGATTTTAGATAAGCATGAACTAGAGTACACACTGGAGTGGGAATACTCTCCGCCTTACATCACACCACGCGGCAATCTAGTAGAAGCTATCTCAGGTGCAATTGAACAGGCTTATGGCGTTACGCCAGAGCTATCAACCACCGGCGGCACTTCAGACGGGCGCTTTATTGCCGACATCTGCAAACAAGTGATTGAATTCGGGCCGTTAAACGCAACCATTCACAAACTGAATGAATGTGTGGGCGTTACAGATATCGAGCCATTGAAACAAACTTATCAATTAACCATGGAAAAGCTTTTGAAATAG
- a CDS encoding ArsC family reductase → MLTLYGIPNCNTVKKARTWLDENGVAYTFHDFKKSGIDAAIIQQWLTQYPWEKLINRAGLTWRGLDEATKSSITDNTAATALMQAKTSVIKRPILVNENKIIGLGFDETLYRETFLP, encoded by the coding sequence ATGCTTACGCTTTATGGCATTCCAAATTGCAACACCGTAAAAAAAGCCCGCACTTGGCTAGATGAAAACGGTGTTGCCTACACGTTTCATGATTTCAAAAAATCAGGCATTGATGCAGCAATCATTCAACAATGGCTGACGCAGTACCCTTGGGAAAAACTCATCAACCGCGCAGGCTTAACCTGGCGCGGGCTTGATGAAGCAACCAAATCCAGCATTACCGACAACACTGCCGCCACGGCACTCATGCAAGCTAAAACCTCAGTCATCAAACGTCCGATTTTAGTCAATGAAAATAAAATCATAGGGCTAGGCTTTGATGAAACTTTATACAGAGAAACCTTTCTACCATGA
- the dapD gene encoding 2,3,4,5-tetrahydropyridine-2,6-dicarboxylate N-succinyltransferase, with translation MDPRQSIIEAAFEDRANINPGNASAEIKSTVASVLADLDSGTLRVASRIADTQQWETHQWLKKAVLLSFRLKDNELMDDGVTKYFDKVPPKFADYTEEDFKAGGFRVVPNAIVRRGSFIGKNAVLMPSYVNIGAYVGEGTMVDTWATVGSCAQIGKNVHLSGGVGIGGVLEPVQAGPTIIGDNCFIGARSEVVEGVIVEDNCVISMGVYIGQSTKIYDRETGEVFYGRVPAGSVVVSGNLPSKDGSYSLYCAVIVKKVDAKTLGKVGINELLRGI, from the coding sequence ATGGATCCACGTCAAAGTATTATCGAAGCAGCGTTTGAAGACCGCGCTAACATCAACCCAGGCAATGCATCTGCTGAAATCAAATCTACTGTAGCTTCTGTGCTTGCAGATTTAGACAGCGGCACATTACGCGTAGCTAGCCGTATCGCTGACACGCAACAATGGGAAACACACCAATGGTTGAAAAAAGCAGTATTGCTTTCGTTCCGCCTAAAAGACAACGAGTTGATGGACGATGGCGTAACTAAATACTTTGATAAAGTACCTCCAAAATTCGCAGATTACACTGAAGAAGACTTCAAAGCAGGCGGCTTCCGCGTAGTGCCTAATGCAATCGTACGCCGCGGTTCATTCATCGGTAAAAATGCAGTATTGATGCCTTCATACGTGAACATTGGTGCTTACGTGGGCGAAGGTACCATGGTAGACACATGGGCAACGGTAGGTTCATGCGCACAAATCGGTAAAAACGTGCACTTGTCTGGCGGCGTAGGTATCGGTGGCGTGTTAGAGCCAGTACAAGCGGGCCCAACCATCATTGGTGACAACTGCTTTATCGGCGCACGTTCTGAAGTGGTTGAAGGCGTAATCGTTGAAGACAACTGCGTAATCTCTATGGGTGTTTACATCGGTCAATCTACAAAAATCTACGACCGCGAAACAGGCGAAGTGTTCTACGGCCGCGTACCAGCTGGTTCAGTAGTAGTTTCAGGTAACTTGCCATCAAAAGACGGTAGCTACAGCCTGTACTGTGCAGTCATCGTGAAAAAAGTGGACGCAAAAACATTAGGCAAAGTAGGCATTAACGAATTGCTACGTGGCATTTAA